Proteins encoded by one window of Halorubrum ruber:
- a CDS encoding V-type ATP synthase subunit C, protein MSAAGSSNPEYVVARVRARRGSLYGDEEYRKLTRMGPAEIARFMEESSYGAEINALGSRHGGVDLIEYALNRNLAEQFDAILDWSEGSLYDLIARYLRKFDAWNVKTVIRGAYTDADQSAVEVDLIRAGEFDDRRIRRLLEADSIDAVIEVLEDTIYGEPLRAAYAEYEETDVLVPLENAVDRAFYERLLSGLGGDEPTRQYESFLKAEVDFRNATNALRLARSGADIDPAAYFIEGGDLFTRSSLARLAQNLDELVEFIGDSQYGDELGPALRELEEADSLIAFEHAIDGALLAYGDRLGTIHPVSVTPVISYILAKERETENIRAIARGKEAGLSPDEIESELVIT, encoded by the coding sequence ATGAGCGCCGCCGGTAGCTCGAACCCCGAGTACGTCGTCGCGCGGGTTCGTGCCCGCCGCGGCAGCCTCTACGGGGACGAGGAGTACCGCAAGCTCACCCGGATGGGGCCGGCCGAGATCGCTCGGTTCATGGAGGAGTCGAGCTACGGCGCGGAGATCAACGCGCTCGGCAGCCGCCACGGCGGCGTGGACCTGATCGAGTACGCGTTGAACCGGAACCTCGCCGAGCAGTTCGACGCGATCCTCGACTGGAGCGAGGGGTCGCTGTACGACCTGATCGCGCGGTATCTCCGGAAGTTCGACGCCTGGAACGTGAAGACGGTCATCCGCGGCGCCTACACCGACGCGGACCAGTCGGCCGTCGAGGTCGACCTGATCCGCGCCGGCGAGTTCGACGACCGCCGGATCCGGCGGCTGCTCGAGGCGGACTCGATCGACGCCGTGATCGAGGTCCTCGAAGACACGATCTACGGGGAGCCGCTCCGGGCGGCGTACGCCGAGTACGAGGAGACGGACGTGCTGGTGCCCTTGGAGAACGCGGTCGACCGCGCGTTCTACGAGCGGCTCCTCTCCGGGCTCGGCGGCGACGAGCCGACCCGGCAGTACGAGTCGTTCCTCAAAGCGGAGGTCGACTTCCGGAACGCGACGAACGCGCTCCGGCTCGCCCGCTCGGGCGCGGACATCGACCCCGCGGCGTACTTCATCGAGGGCGGCGACCTGTTCACCCGGTCGTCGCTCGCGCGGCTGGCGCAGAACCTCGACGAGCTCGTCGAGTTCATCGGCGACAGCCAGTACGGCGACGAGCTCGGGCCCGCGCTGCGCGAGCTCGAGGAGGCGGACAGCCTCATCGCGTTCGAACACGCGATCGACGGCGCCCTGCTCGCGTACGGCGACCGGCTCGGCACGATCCACCCGGTGTCGGTCACCCCGGTGATCTCGTACATCCTCGCGAAGGAGCGCGAGACGGAGAACATCCGGGCGATCGCTCGCGGGAAGGAGGCCGGCCTCTCGCCGGACGAGATCGAATCGGAGCTGGTGATAACATGA